Within the Pseudomonas mendocina genome, the region CGTTTCCCCGCCAGCCAGATCGTTGCGTTCAAGCAGGCGTCCCATGTCGAGCGCATCTATCCGCAGGGTTCGATTCGCCGCATCAGCGGGCGTTTGCGTTACGAGCGTGAAATTCTCGTGCAGGGCCAGCACAGCGCAGTGACCTACGAACTGCCGCGCACTCACAGCGCCGATCAGGTATTTACTGCGGCGCGGGAAGCACTGCTGCAGCAGGACGCCGAGCTGCTCTACTGGTGTCAGGGCCGTGAGTGTGGGGCAAGTAACCTGTGGGCCAACGCGGTGTTCGGCAATGCCACGCTGTATGGCTCCGACGACCAGCAGGCCTATGCCCTGTTGCGCTTGGCCGAACCGAATCATGAAAGCCTGCTGGCGCTCTACAGCATTACCCGAGGCAACCGCCGTGCCTACCTGCACGTCGAGCAGCTGGATGCCGACGCGCCCCTGGGGGTATTGCTGCCGACACCCGCGACCCTGCTGCGCCAGCTGCGCACCGATGGCCAGTTGAAGCTGCCGGACGATGCCAAGGCCGATAGCGCCTGGGTGGAAGTGCTGGCGCGCAGCCTGAACCTCGACAGCACCTTGCGCGTAACCCTGGCCGGCAGCCAGGCCGAAGCCTGGCGTGAAGCGCTGATCGAGCAGCGCGTGCGCGAAGCGCGCCTGGAGTTGGGTGAAGGCGCCGAGGAGGCACTGAGCGTGCGCCTG harbors:
- a CDS encoding DUF4892 domain-containing protein, with the translated sequence MKLLCAALATFCSGTVLAADIPGSRDLEVLPRFPASQIVAFKQASHVERIYPQGSIRRISGRLRYEREILVQGQHSAVTYELPRTHSADQVFTAAREALLQQDAELLYWCQGRECGASNLWANAVFGNATLYGSDDQQAYALLRLAEPNHESLLALYSITRGNRRAYLHVEQLDADAPLGVLLPTPATLLRQLRTDGQLKLPDDAKADSAWVEVLARSLNLDSTLRVTLAGSQAEAWREALIEQRVREARLELGEGAEEALSVRLLR